The following proteins come from a genomic window of Gynuella sunshinyii YC6258:
- a CDS encoding GlxA family transcriptional regulator — protein sequence MPEIAVAVIVTPGFSPFHLSIPSIIFGHERYAAGRFSLRLCAEVAGQIASDSGFSVHTEYGLEALADADMIIVPYWPDPDQLPSQLMQDALRRAHQRGAMVVGLCLGTYVLAYSGLLDGHKAATHWEYEADFCHRFPTVQLDTYALYVEDGGLVTSAGTAAALDCCLHLVRRYYGSQVANGIARSMVIPPYREGGQAQFIERPIPVTSRDSHINALLDYLRRNLQQAHTIDSLAEHVCMSRRTFTRHFLRATGMSVNDWLNSERLQFSQRLLESTGHSIEIIAGMAGFNSAVTYRQQFKKQFQVSPQDWRRTFQGREHSIDG from the coding sequence ATGCCGGAAATTGCCGTTGCTGTCATCGTTACCCCCGGATTCAGCCCGTTTCACCTCTCGATTCCGAGCATCATTTTTGGTCATGAACGCTATGCCGCCGGCCGTTTCAGTCTGCGACTGTGTGCCGAAGTGGCGGGTCAGATTGCCTCAGACAGTGGCTTTTCGGTGCACACGGAGTATGGGCTGGAAGCGCTTGCCGATGCCGATATGATCATTGTGCCCTATTGGCCGGATCCGGATCAGTTGCCATCACAACTTATGCAGGATGCGCTGCGCCGTGCCCATCAACGCGGGGCAATGGTGGTTGGTTTATGTCTGGGCACCTACGTGCTGGCTTATAGCGGATTGCTCGACGGCCATAAAGCCGCCACTCATTGGGAATACGAAGCGGATTTCTGTCATCGCTTTCCAACCGTTCAATTGGACACCTACGCGTTGTACGTAGAAGATGGCGGCCTCGTCACCTCCGCCGGCACCGCTGCTGCGCTGGATTGCTGCCTGCATCTGGTGCGTCGTTATTATGGTTCTCAAGTGGCCAACGGCATCGCCCGCAGCATGGTCATTCCACCCTATCGTGAAGGTGGACAGGCACAGTTTATCGAACGACCGATCCCTGTTACTTCCCGGGACAGCCACATCAACGCGCTGCTGGATTACCTGCGCCGCAACCTGCAACAAGCACACACCATCGACTCCCTGGCGGAGCACGTCTGCATGAGCCGGCGGACTTTTACCCGTCACTTTCTGCGTGCCACGGGCATGAGTGTGAACGACTGGCTGAACAGCGAGCGGTTGCAGTTCAGCCAGCGGCTGTTGGAAAGCACTGGCCACTCCATTGAGATCATCGCCGGAATGGCCGGATTCAACTCCGCTGTAACGTATCGTCAACAATTTAAAAAGCAGTTCCAGGTCTCCCCGCAGGACTGGCGCAGAACCTTTCAGGGCCGGGAACATTCCATCGACGGATAA
- a CDS encoding DUF6150 family protein has product MARIFQTNVMGEAHFRVAIVNHPGQADLAVYRVSSWGEAHGDGLWYITRNKQDANLWLYFGSIGMAQFKVCFVSDRGQAGWLSQHHCRSAFSRLS; this is encoded by the coding sequence ATGGCGCGCATTTTTCAAACCAATGTGATGGGAGAGGCCCATTTCCGGGTCGCTATCGTCAACCATCCCGGTCAGGCGGATCTTGCAGTTTATCGGGTGAGCAGCTGGGGTGAGGCCCATGGTGATGGTCTTTGGTACATCACCCGCAATAAGCAGGATGCCAATCTCTGGCTGTACTTTGGTTCAATCGGTATGGCCCAGTTCAAGGTCTGTTTTGTCTCTGATCGTGGTCAGGCTGGCTGGTTGAGCCAGCATCATTGCCGTTCCGCCTTTTCGCGGCTGAGCTAA
- a CDS encoding class I SAM-dependent methyltransferase — translation MKPNYLVHDEIYVQVKNAGLAGWGGNERISHDSEFIERVFAIEDVPSKGKLLELGCGEGHLSRCFARLGYEVTGVDISSAAVNWAKEKSKSLNIPGHFYVADLTKPAIDFLETYDVIVDGNCLHCIIGDDRRTFLNLVFQSLLKNGVFFVSSLCSKDDHNAQIIKDGFAYRHISSVNNLISELEGIGFHILKTNIYEREKYNHITVHVKK, via the coding sequence ATGAAGCCAAATTATTTAGTTCATGATGAAATATATGTTCAAGTCAAAAATGCAGGGCTAGCTGGATGGGGCGGAAACGAAAGAATTTCTCATGATTCAGAGTTTATTGAAAGAGTCTTTGCAATCGAGGATGTTCCCTCTAAGGGTAAACTCCTTGAATTAGGCTGCGGTGAAGGGCATTTGAGTCGTTGCTTTGCTCGACTGGGGTACGAAGTTACAGGAGTCGATATTTCATCAGCAGCTGTTAATTGGGCTAAGGAGAAATCGAAGTCCTTGAATATTCCGGGACATTTTTATGTCGCTGATTTAACAAAACCCGCAATAGATTTTTTAGAAACCTACGATGTTATTGTTGATGGTAACTGCCTTCATTGCATCATCGGTGATGATCGACGAACGTTTCTTAATCTGGTATTTCAGTCTCTATTGAAAAATGGTGTTTTTTTTGTGAGTAGTTTGTGCTCAAAAGACGATCACAATGCACAAATAATAAAAGATGGTTTTGCATATCGTCACATATCATCTGTCAATAATTTAATATCAGAATTAGAGGGCATTGGATTTCATATTTTGAAAACAAATATCTATGAGCGAGAGAAATATAATCACATAACGGTACATGTGAAAAAATAG
- a CDS encoding GNAT family N-acetyltransferase yields MYLTEVIETDRLIVRVARPGDGACFNKAILESIDQLKDWLGWVTPPPTTVQSEESCRKAYGRFLLNEDLMVLFFHKETGEVVGGSGLHNPDWDKRQFEVGYWGNSRYSKQGLMTEGVKALVSYALKELKASRIFLTTDERNISSWKLAERVGFIHEGTLRNDRYDMAGKLRNTKIYSVVPSDPQ; encoded by the coding sequence ATGTATCTCACTGAAGTTATCGAAACAGACAGACTAATTGTTCGTGTCGCCAGGCCAGGAGATGGAGCCTGCTTTAACAAAGCAATACTTGAGTCTATCGACCAGTTAAAGGATTGGCTTGGATGGGTAACACCGCCCCCAACAACGGTACAGTCTGAAGAATCGTGTAGAAAGGCATATGGTCGGTTTCTGCTCAATGAGGATCTCATGGTTTTATTCTTCCACAAGGAAACAGGCGAAGTGGTTGGCGGTAGCGGGCTACATAATCCGGACTGGGATAAACGTCAATTTGAAGTCGGTTATTGGGGTAATAGTCGTTATTCCAAGCAAGGTTTAATGACCGAGGGAGTGAAAGCCCTGGTTTCTTATGCTCTAAAGGAACTTAAGGCATCGCGAATTTTCTTAACAACTGATGAAAGAAATATCTCTAGCTGGAAATTAGCCGAACGCGTTGGTTTTATACATGAAGGTACTTTGAGAAATGATCGTTACGACATGGCAGGAAAACTTCGTAATACGAAAATTTACTCGGTGGTTCCTTCTGATCCACAATAA
- a CDS encoding DUF3144 domain-containing protein: protein MQDADEAFYQRADAHIHLSNDQINKKATRGKVSASNMYATARFNAWVSACGWKNGQDMSAAKQETLDYFVGEYRKMLEENLDDYIENFDAYMRDNA, encoded by the coding sequence ATGCAAGACGCAGATGAAGCATTTTACCAACGCGCTGATGCGCATATTCATTTATCCAACGATCAGATAAATAAGAAAGCCACGCGTGGTAAAGTGAGTGCCTCAAATATGTACGCTACAGCTCGTTTCAATGCCTGGGTGAGTGCATGTGGTTGGAAAAATGGTCAAGACATGTCTGCTGCCAAACAGGAAACATTGGATTATTTTGTTGGCGAATACCGCAAAATGCTCGAAGAAAACCTGGATGACTATATCGAAAACTTCGATGCCTATATGAGGGACAACGCGTAA
- a CDS encoding 3'-5' exonuclease, producing the protein MTHRIDLTETRPIIPELIPKTMWGKNVRAIISKQNWDALRWSFGAIKFPPPFTTSAVTDLGLPRPNWNDEIKCQICGKKQDSLELHELWEYENELNVQKLIGFVSVCEDCHLSLHLGFANTVNKGEKAKNHLIKLNKWTDKEAEKNINSIYKKWLERSQHEYTLNIDYLKKWFPDTKIHFNWLEDEGRWVGNRLDAISWAQKSLKSEAVILDTETTGLLTKINVEVIELAVINMKGKVIYYSRFHPRYKIPKRVIEIHGIKNEDVIEAPKFSEKHEKLLKLLNSKTVITYNAKFDKGVIENTCKMFKILPPDCKWECAMHIYRVFTESGKLLPLPESKHNAVDDCKAVLNIIKKMAKG; encoded by the coding sequence ATGACTCATAGAATTGATTTAACAGAAACTCGGCCTATCATCCCAGAGCTTATCCCAAAGACAATGTGGGGTAAGAATGTACGAGCAATAATCTCGAAACAGAATTGGGATGCACTTCGTTGGAGTTTTGGTGCCATAAAGTTCCCTCCTCCATTTACTACTAGTGCAGTAACAGACTTAGGTCTTCCTAGACCAAATTGGAATGATGAGATCAAATGTCAAATCTGCGGGAAAAAGCAGGACAGCCTAGAACTACATGAGTTATGGGAGTATGAGAACGAATTAAATGTACAAAAGTTAATCGGGTTTGTTTCAGTTTGTGAGGACTGTCATTTGTCTTTACATCTCGGTTTTGCAAACACGGTAAATAAGGGTGAAAAGGCAAAAAATCATTTAATTAAACTAAATAAGTGGACAGATAAGGAAGCAGAGAAAAATATCAACTCTATATATAAAAAATGGCTAGAGAGGTCTCAGCACGAATATACATTAAATATTGATTATCTGAAAAAATGGTTTCCGGACACAAAAATTCACTTTAATTGGTTAGAAGATGAAGGTCGTTGGGTAGGTAATCGACTAGATGCAATATCGTGGGCGCAAAAATCACTTAAATCAGAAGCGGTAATTCTTGATACTGAAACAACTGGATTGCTAACAAAAATTAATGTTGAGGTGATTGAATTAGCAGTTATAAATATGAAAGGAAAGGTAATATATTATTCCCGATTTCATCCAAGATATAAAATACCAAAGCGTGTTATAGAAATTCATGGCATCAAAAATGAAGATGTGATTGAAGCGCCTAAGTTTTCTGAGAAACATGAAAAACTTTTAAAGTTACTAAACTCAAAGACAGTCATCACATATAATGCCAAATTTGATAAAGGAGTTATTGAAAATACATGCAAAATGTTCAAGATTTTACCACCAGATTGCAAATGGGAATGCGCAATGCATATATATAGAGTTTTCACAGAGTCAGGAAAGTTACTTCCTCTCCCAGAATCAAAACATAATGCTGTTGATGATTGCAAAGCTGTTTTAAACATAATTAAAAAAATGGCTAAAGGATAA
- a CDS encoding HNH endonuclease — MNLYQTVEPSLLKLKRRLAKEGILDISHMDYEKYLRTVFWKEIKEWIAERDDHRCVICRTEKSKFCDLEVHHRSYELEVLEGRNSEMLVSLCPRCHKLIEFYDDGRKRLCLHEKDEKYHELVQIYINLESNGLPLKIDKSSRRGSDLFEITYIGSSEFLTFCSLESLMFGFVLDIHHKHRCEVKIPLPFGRDKFYQKSGAKVSNKASGKEIINVKIIDGSPLIKASNHCAYPLYDYLVSYISQREHWYVV; from the coding sequence ATGAATCTCTATCAAACTGTTGAGCCAAGTTTGCTCAAGCTGAAGCGAAGATTAGCCAAGGAGGGAATCCTTGATATTTCTCATATGGATTATGAAAAATATTTGCGCACAGTTTTCTGGAAAGAAATTAAAGAGTGGATTGCTGAAAGAGACGATCACAGATGTGTAATTTGCAGAACAGAAAAAAGCAAATTTTGTGATCTTGAAGTACACCATAGAAGTTATGAGCTAGAAGTCCTTGAGGGTAGAAATAGTGAAATGCTTGTTTCATTATGCCCCAGATGTCACAAGCTCATCGAATTCTATGACGATGGCAGAAAAAGACTTTGCCTTCATGAGAAAGATGAAAAATACCATGAGCTTGTTCAAATTTACATCAATTTGGAAAGCAACGGGCTTCCGCTGAAGATTGATAAGTCCAGTCGAAGAGGTAGCGACTTATTTGAAATAACTTATATCGGCAGCAGTGAATTCTTGACGTTTTGTTCTCTAGAATCGCTAATGTTTGGCTTCGTTTTAGATATTCACCATAAGCACCGCTGTGAGGTCAAGATACCATTGCCTTTCGGTCGAGATAAGTTCTACCAAAAATCCGGTGCTAAAGTGTCGAATAAGGCCAGCGGAAAGGAAATCATCAACGTGAAAATCATAGATGGAAGCCCGTTAATTAAGGCATCAAATCATTGTGCCTACCCTTTATACGATTATCTTGTATCGTATATTTCACAACGAGAGCACTGGTATGTCGTTTGA
- a CDS encoding transposase: MTRSRKSQISLEATPYYHCVSRCVRRAFLCGVDALTQISYEHRRQWVEDRLLWLGEIFAIDICAYAVMSNHVHVVLHINVLQSRQWSAEDVVMRWHRLYKGSALSHRFLKGDALSPAEQQAFEALVAQWRETLTSISRFMAVLNEGIARRANAEDRCTGRFWEGRFKSQALLDEQALAACMAYVDLNPIRARMADTPETS; encoded by the coding sequence ATGACCCGATCAAGGAAGTCGCAAATCTCACTTGAAGCCACGCCTTATTATCATTGTGTTTCCCGTTGTGTCCGTCGGGCGTTTCTGTGCGGAGTTGATGCCCTCACCCAGATTAGCTACGAACATCGCCGCCAGTGGGTTGAGGATAGACTGTTGTGGCTGGGTGAGATATTCGCCATCGATATCTGCGCTTATGCCGTCATGTCTAACCATGTCCATGTGGTGCTGCATATCAATGTGCTCCAAAGCCGGCAATGGTCAGCAGAAGACGTTGTGATGCGCTGGCATCGTCTGTACAAAGGCTCAGCACTCAGCCACCGGTTTCTGAAAGGTGATGCCTTATCACCGGCAGAGCAGCAGGCGTTTGAAGCCTTAGTGGCCCAGTGGCGGGAAACCCTGACCTCCATCAGTCGGTTTATGGCGGTGCTTAATGAAGGTATCGCCCGGCGTGCCAATGCCGAAGATCGCTGTACCGGTCGTTTCTGGGAGGGCAGGTTTAAGTCTCAAGCATTGCTCGACGAACAGGCCTTAGCCGCCTGTATGGCGTATGTGGATCTGAATCCCATTCGAGCCAGGATGGCTGATACACCGGAAACGTCGTGA
- a CDS encoding HEPN domain-containing protein → MVVNKPTLVDEDIVWQRAEEHSAPLGLIVHDLEDVNKRLLQGHYFFKDIREEGIELFSATPRPLAIPGNLTEAERREIAQKHYDQWHTNAGASIKVFQYTFKELMINEAAFNLHQATERLYSCVLLTCSNYLPKTHNIEKLQHFCIQIDPEFTGIFPLDSKFHRRCFRRLQRAYIDARYSEHYEITEEELKYLESEVIKLKTLVEKICQARLV, encoded by the coding sequence GTGGTGGTGAACAAGCCGACGCTGGTGGATGAGGATATCGTCTGGCAACGGGCAGAAGAACATTCTGCGCCGCTGGGGTTGATTGTGCATGACCTGGAAGACGTGAATAAACGCCTGCTTCAAGGTCATTATTTTTTTAAGGATATCCGTGAGGAAGGCATTGAGCTGTTTTCGGCAACCCCCAGGCCGCTGGCAATACCGGGAAATTTAACCGAAGCAGAACGGCGCGAGATTGCGCAGAAGCATTATGATCAATGGCATACAAATGCCGGTGCCAGCATCAAGGTTTTCCAATATACATTTAAGGAGCTGATGATAAACGAAGCAGCTTTCAATCTGCATCAAGCCACCGAGCGCCTCTATTCCTGCGTACTCCTCACCTGCTCCAACTACCTGCCCAAAACCCACAATATCGAAAAGCTACAACACTTTTGCATACAAATTGATCCTGAGTTTACCGGTATTTTTCCGCTCGACAGTAAGTTTCATCGACGCTGTTTTCGCCGCTTGCAACGTGCCTACATCGATGCACGTTATTCGGAGCATTACGAAATCACAGAAGAGGAATTGAAATACCTGGAATCGGAAGTGATCAAGCTAAAGACGCTGGTGGAAAAAATCTGTCAGGCCAGGTTGGTTTGA
- a CDS encoding T3SS effector HopA1 family protein — protein MSDVKPVHEQLRGDKVTLSRDAFGADKSIARVGMRVWLEKAYDLHQSGAFASKDDKGISSSIKSIYNQHTVRVTDSGIQVSKAHPVKVSDESGIRQQAQRELGDSVAIDETRLPSKRGTAGFFAFRKDVDRERQQHAKETGIESRFSLISRKLRGADNPDQASQDGFGDRSYKRVWKGILTGASQLFSGQGKIMTAGNLARGRADAGVVYSQRLEDEQQITSAAGTLSEAIKGSRSYHVPFGMDRADKGVAFGETIRHVSVSGSIIPAPGYHAHDPNVSSSFGNSRAPIIKHALDSILSEGLSHEEALSRSIKHFGYDVQNPSRVSTEAMQQRQMAVQAMKRSKV, from the coding sequence AAAGTCACCCTGTCTCGCGATGCCTTTGGCGCTGATAAATCCATTGCCCGGGTCGGTATGCGGGTCTGGCTTGAAAAAGCCTACGACCTGCATCAGTCCGGCGCATTCGCCAGTAAGGATGATAAGGGTATTAGCTCATCGATTAAAAGCATCTATAACCAGCATACCGTGCGTGTGACGGATTCCGGTATTCAGGTCAGTAAGGCTCATCCAGTTAAGGTGTCGGATGAGTCTGGTATTCGCCAGCAGGCGCAAAGGGAGCTGGGGGACTCTGTGGCTATTGATGAAACCCGCTTGCCGAGTAAAAGAGGCACCGCCGGCTTCTTCGCATTTCGTAAAGACGTTGATCGTGAACGCCAACAACACGCTAAAGAAACCGGTATAGAATCCCGCTTCAGTCTGATCTCACGCAAACTGCGTGGTGCAGACAATCCGGATCAAGCCAGTCAGGATGGTTTTGGTGACCGCTCTTACAAACGAGTCTGGAAGGGTATTCTGACCGGTGCGAGTCAGTTGTTTTCTGGCCAGGGCAAGATAATGACGGCTGGCAATCTTGCTCGTGGTCGTGCGGATGCCGGCGTGGTGTATTCCCAGCGGCTGGAGGATGAACAACAGATTACCTCAGCCGCCGGAACCCTCTCAGAAGCTATAAAAGGCAGCCGTAGTTACCATGTTCCCTTTGGTATGGACAGAGCGGACAAAGGCGTAGCCTTTGGTGAAACCATTCGTCACGTGAGCGTATCTGGTAGCATTATTCCGGCACCCGGATATCATGCCCATGACCCCAATGTCTCATCCAGTTTTGGCAACAGCCGGGCTCCGATTATCAAACACGCTCTGGACAGTATTCTCAGTGAAGGCTTATCCCACGAAGAAGCATTGAGCCGTTCCATCAAACACTTTGGTTATGATGTTCAAAACCCATCCAGAGTCTCGACTGAAGCCATGCAGCAACGGCAGATGGCTGTACAGGCGATGAAACGATCCAAGGTTTGA